A stretch of DNA from Leptospira hartskeerlii:
AGACTTAAAGGTCCCTCTGTGATACCACCTTCGGAATTGTTCCATTGAACTACGAAGGACTGTGTGGCGTTTTCTCTCTCCATCTCTTTATGAATTCAGTGCTTTTTCTGCCGCCTGTTGCAATCTTTCAGGCGAGAAAGGTTTAACTACAAAATCCTTCACCCCCATCTTGATCGCTTTCGCAAGAAGTTCTTCCTGACCAAGAGCAGTTACCATGATGATACGCGCTTTCGGATCTAATTTAAAAATTTCCTGGGCTGCTTCGATCCCGTCTTTTTCTCTCATGGTGATATCCATAGTGACTAGGTCCGGCTTAATCGCTTTGTATTGATCAACAGCGATATTTCCGTTTTCGGCTTCGCCGACGATCTCATGCCCTCCGGCGACGAGTGCGTCCTTCACCATGGTCCTCATGAATTTTGCATCGTCTACTACGAGAATTCTGGCCATAATTAGTTTCCCCTTTCTTTAAGAATGGAAAGTATCCTTGATGTTATTGCGCTTACAGGTTCTACGAACTGAACCCCACCCATTTCGATGGCTTGGCGATTCATTCCGAAGATCACGGAGCTGTCCTCGTCTTGGGCGACGGTAGAAGCTCCAGTCTCTCTCATTCTGAGAGTCGCCGCCGCTCCATCCTTACCCATGCCGGTCATAATCACACCGACTAAGGCGCTCCCGTATTCCCGGATTGCGCTGTCGAATAAAACTTCGACTGAGGGCCTGTGTCCATTTACCAACGCTTCCCTACCTAAGGCAATCCATTTCCGTCCTGCCTTAGATTCGATCTTTAAATGTGCATCACCCGGCGCCACGTAACCTGTTCCGGGACGAACTTCTTCTCCGTCCTCGGCTTCCTTTACTGTAATTTTAGAATGATCATTTAAACGAGAAGCGAACGCTTTCGTAAAACCTATAGGCATATGTTGTACGACGAAAATTGGTAGATGAAAATTCTCCGGAAAATCGGAAAAAACAGTCTGTAACGCTTTCGGACCACCGGTAGAAGTCCCGATGCAAACCGCTTCCACGGCTTTTTTTTCATTTTTGAAAATTTTACTTTTGACCGTATCTACTATTTTTTTGGGATCAAGATCCGCATGACTTGGTCGTAAGCTATCGAAATAAGCGAGTATTCTATTTTTGAGAACTGTTCCAATTTCTTCCGGATTAAATTGATTACTGGAAGAAGGTTTCGGAACGAAATCAATTGCTCCATATTCTAATGCTTTGAAAGTTGCATCCGCTCCGTGTTGTGTCAAAACAGAGAGCATCATTACTGGAATACCCAATTTTCGTTTCTGTAGTTCTTGGAGCGCGGAAAGCCCATCCATTACAGGCATCTCCACATCTAAAATGACAATATCAGGTCTTAGTTTTGTGGCGAGTTCAATACAATCCACTCCGGTTTTACCGGTAGCTATAACTTGGATCCGACTTTCTTTTTTGATTTGGTCCGAAATAATATTTCGCACCAAAAGAGAGTCGTCTATGATCACGACCCGAATCGACCCGTCCGCGGGAGTTCCTACCACGACAAAATCCTAGTGTTTAAAATTTCGGAAGCAAATCCATGAGTTCATCGAAG
This window harbors:
- a CDS encoding response regulator, whose protein sequence is MARILVVDDAKFMRTMVKDALVAGGHEIVGEAENGNIAVDQYKAIKPDLVTMDITMREKDGIEAAQEIFKLDPKARIIMVTALGQEELLAKAIKMGVKDFVVKPFSPERLQQAAEKALNS
- a CDS encoding protein-glutamate methylesterase/protein-glutamine glutaminase — its product is MVGTPADGSIRVVIIDDSLLVRNIISDQIKKESRIQVIATGKTGVDCIELATKLRPDIVILDVEMPVMDGLSALQELQKRKLGIPVMMLSVLTQHGADATFKALEYGAIDFVPKPSSSNQFNPEEIGTVLKNRILAYFDSLRPSHADLDPKKIVDTVKSKIFKNEKKAVEAVCIGTSTGGPKALQTVFSDFPENFHLPIFVVQHMPIGFTKAFASRLNDHSKITVKEAEDGEEVRPGTGYVAPGDAHLKIESKAGRKWIALGREALVNGHRPSVEVLFDSAIREYGSALVGVIMTGMGKDGAAATLRMRETGASTVAQDEDSSVIFGMNRQAIEMGGVQFVEPVSAITSRILSILKERGN